In the Flavisolibacter tropicus genome, one interval contains:
- the tpiA gene encoding triose-phosphate isomerase — protein sequence MRKQIAAANWKMNLTYDQGEALLKEIIGAGIQLSSNQQALFAVPFPYLAMAKAAVKGQTNFDIAAQNCSNKKSGAYTGEVSVEMLQSMGIGYCVIGHSERREYFMESNKVLAEKVNICLENNITPIFCCGEALQVREESAQNAFVQQQLEESLFHLTPDQVQKVVIAYEPIWAIGTGKTASTEQAQEMHAHIRQVLAGKYGEAVAGNISILYGGSVKANNAAELFACPDVDGGLVGGASLLAQDFVQIIKALKSSN from the coding sequence AGCTGCCGCCAACTGGAAAATGAATTTGACATATGATCAAGGTGAAGCACTTCTAAAAGAAATTATTGGCGCTGGTATTCAGCTGTCGTCTAATCAGCAGGCTTTATTTGCAGTTCCCTTTCCCTATTTAGCCATGGCTAAGGCTGCAGTAAAAGGACAAACTAATTTTGATATAGCCGCTCAGAATTGCTCTAATAAAAAGAGTGGCGCCTATACCGGAGAAGTTTCTGTTGAAATGCTACAGTCCATGGGTATTGGCTATTGTGTTATTGGTCACAGCGAACGGCGGGAATACTTTATGGAGAGTAATAAGGTATTGGCTGAAAAAGTAAATATCTGCCTGGAAAATAACATTACTCCGATCTTTTGTTGCGGCGAGGCATTACAGGTTAGAGAAGAAAGTGCCCAGAATGCTTTTGTGCAACAGCAATTGGAGGAATCCCTGTTTCATTTAACCCCAGACCAAGTACAGAAAGTGGTCATTGCCTACGAGCCTATTTGGGCAATTGGTACTGGAAAAACGGCATCGACCGAGCAAGCACAGGAAATGCATGCACATATACGCCAGGTTTTAGCTGGTAAATATGGAGAAGCAGTAGCTGGAAATATTTCCATTCTTTATGGCGGTAGCGTAAAAGCAAATAATGCAGCAGAACTTTTTGCCTGTCCAGACGTGGATGGCGGACTGGTAGGCGGGGCTTCGTTGTTGGCACAAGATTTTGTGCAGATAATTAAAGCTCTCAAGTCATCAAACTGA
- a CDS encoding lipopolysaccharide biosynthesis protein, whose protein sequence is MHLKNIFLKGVVWRLAFYISSFLLNIYLANILGASQSGPFFYLINNLAFVIQFLTMGLDISLSYFNAKKEFKVSTLLNLTLHWSLITTLLFSILFYFSYSFDIIHYNYNTLLLILFVFSSILTGLITALFVSSNQLVIPCLIPFICNISLLCYLYTLNGSGETHILHLYLSAYFIASILTCTILTITLLSKTKTVIKLWPIRLKKEIMTYSLNIFLFNLGVNLLLRGDIWLVRYLTNNKDLGNYIQTGKIVQLILLLPNLASFTLLPLLTQQSASNTLLKENVTKLSRLYFLVSLTICCFLCLTGYWLFPFVFGATFDKMYLSFIYLMPGVLLFSASYPIDTFFSSINKNNENIKAALYALLVMVIVDLVLIPHYSIYGAAIGSSASFTLFYFYLLSRFKNS, encoded by the coding sequence ATGCATCTAAAAAATATATTCTTAAAGGGAGTAGTGTGGAGATTAGCTTTCTACATTTCTTCTTTTTTGTTGAATATTTATCTGGCCAATATTTTAGGTGCTTCTCAAAGTGGCCCATTCTTTTACCTTATTAACAATCTTGCTTTTGTCATTCAGTTTCTGACTATGGGATTGGATATTTCATTAAGCTACTTTAACGCTAAAAAAGAGTTTAAAGTAAGCACGTTGCTTAATCTTACCCTACATTGGTCATTGATAACCACCCTTCTGTTTTCAATACTGTTTTATTTCAGCTATTCATTTGATATAATCCATTATAATTACAACACACTTCTTTTAATTCTTTTTGTCTTTAGCTCAATTCTAACAGGACTAATAACCGCCCTTTTTGTATCGTCTAACCAACTTGTTATTCCTTGCCTAATTCCATTCATTTGCAATATTTCACTCCTTTGCTACTTATACACACTCAATGGCAGTGGTGAAACGCATATTTTACATTTATACCTAAGCGCCTATTTTATAGCCTCAATCCTTACCTGCACTATTTTAACTATAACGCTATTATCTAAAACGAAAACAGTAATTAAACTTTGGCCTATTCGATTAAAGAAAGAGATTATGACCTATAGCTTAAATATCTTTCTTTTTAATCTAGGCGTTAATCTATTGCTACGCGGCGATATTTGGCTAGTACGATATTTGACCAACAATAAAGACTTAGGGAATTATATCCAAACTGGCAAAATAGTACAACTTATCTTACTACTACCTAATCTTGCCTCCTTTACGCTACTTCCTCTTCTAACTCAACAAAGTGCAAGCAATACACTTTTAAAGGAAAATGTAACCAAACTTAGTCGCTTATACTTTCTGGTAAGTCTTACAATTTGCTGTTTTCTTTGCCTAACAGGATATTGGCTATTTCCATTTGTGTTTGGAGCAACATTCGATAAAATGTATCTAAGCTTTATTTACTTAATGCCTGGCGTTTTACTTTTTTCAGCCTCTTATCCTATTGATACTTTCTTCTCAAGCATTAATAAAAACAACGAGAACATTAAAGCAGCATTATACGCTCTGCTAGTGATGGTAATTGTAGATCTTGTTCTCATCCCACACTATTCAATTTATGGAGCAGCAATTGGAAGTTCAGCATCATTCACGCTCTTCTATTTTTATCTTTTGAGTCGCTTCAAAAACAGCTAA